The Coturnix japonica isolate 7356 chromosome 6, Coturnix japonica 2.1, whole genome shotgun sequence genomic sequence CTCATCTGgacagtgctttttttcccctatatttttaaaaagaaatggggaGACCTTGTAGAGCACTGCTGGGGTAGAATGGGCTCTTACAAGGAACACGCATTGTGTAGCTGAGGGAAGGTTTTCCTGATGTGGGGACAGCGGAGAGGGGGGCAGAAACATTCTGTGAAGCTATTAGAAAAACAAGATCTTTCTGCTAGGTGCAAACTAGTCTCACCTGAAAGCAAGAAGATGCATCACCGTGCAGAGGTTTCTTAGGAAGGAAGCCCAGCGCAGGCAGTATGGAGCAGAGCTGATTTCTCTCTAATTAGAGAGGAGGGCCTCTCTCCCTACCTGCTCTGGTCTTGTTTGCCTTCTGGTGTCAAGAACAAGAGCCTCTCTGCCATGAAAACAGCGCTGTTTCTATGttaagaaatttaaaaacaaggaCTATACTTGTGCTGGGAGGGAGGTGTTGCATGGCCCAGCCATTCCTGCATTTTTAAGCCACTGATATGGCAGTGTGCCCTTGCTCTGGTTGTAAATCATGCTAGAGAGCAGGCAGGCTGTGCCTTATCTGGCTCCTTGGAGTGGACTGTCTCCTTCTATGGCTGTAGGTAAACAGGGCAGAGAATGCAATTTCCACGGGGTGCAGAGAGCTTGTATGTGACGTCTGCAAATACAAGCATGGgcatttttattgctctttagttttatttcctcAAAGAATTATCTCAGTAGGTTATATGGGCCTGTGTGAGAGTGCATGGGTGCTGCGTGTCTCCAGTCattgcatttccttcttttggtACGCCCAaggaagcagtgctggtgtCTGGGCTGGGATGGCAGATCCTACACAGTGGTGGGGCCAAAGGAAAGCCCTAGAGATAATCCAGTGGTTGTCCAAACTGGGGCTACAGAGAAATATCTGAATAATGGTCTTGTCAAGGCATGGCTGTGTCTTATGGCAATTGTTGCTTCTTGCCAATGGCATCTTGTAGTTTGTCTTTCTCCTGCTGTAAGGTAAAGCCTGCATTATTTCCAGGGGGCTGACACTCTCAAATAGGCCACTGCTGACCATCCATTTAAAACAGGTCTGTGAATATGTAACCAGGTAATTGGTTTGTGCCTCATTAACATGGGTGGCCAGTCACTTACTTCTGTAGGCCAGTTTATCCACAACCTGCCCTTGTTTAAGCAACATCACTTCTTAGATCCTCTATTTTCCTCTAATTCAAGTGGCCTTTATTTTGATCGTACGTTGTGAATAACACACTCTTAAGGAAGTATATTTATTGTACCAAGAACTGTTTTCTAAACATAATCCTAACATCACAGAGAacagagggcagagctggggcgAGAAACAGGCTTTGAGTTCCAGCCTGGTGTGCCAGCCGAGTTAATTGTCTGTGGAGTGAAGCAGTAGCTGAATAGATGTTTTCAGACTGTAGCTGACACGCTTGGGCACTGACGGCATTTTCTGGACCTGACTCAGAGGGGTCAGATCCTCACCATCCCTGCAGTTCTAGTTCATTACatgaacaggaggaaaaaatggggTAACAGCAGCCTGTGGGAATGTAGGGAGTCCTGTGGGCATACATGGGACAGATGCTATCAGTCCATCAGAAAAGATAGCTTACTTTATGTCATTAAAGCAGCAGCCCTGACAGCcagctgctgagcactgagcagcatgTGTGCCTTCCAGGTGACTTCTTCCCTGCTTCCAGGTTGACAGGTACCTGTACCACATGCGTCTCTCTGACGATGTCTTGCTGGACGTGATGGCTCGCTTCCAGGCtgagatggtgaagggcctgggCAGAGACACCAACCCCACGGCGACAGTCAAAATGCTGCCGTCATTTGTGCGCTCACTTCCTGATGGCTCAGGTGAGTTCCTGCTGCTCCCGCTGCAGTGCTGGTTTAGGGAACAAGATGGGTTACTGCCTGCATGCAAGGACAGTGCAGCAAGAACACAGGGCAGCTGATAGCCCCAGTTTACTGCCTTACCTCATGCTCAGCAAGCAGGTTTGTGGGGGCTGTCAGGGTTTTCTCCTCGCACTAGATGTATTTAGGCCAAGTGCTGCTTGTTGGAGAGGAAGGCTTGGCTATAGATCATAAGAAGCAGCCTCTGTAGTCTGCAAATGTGGCTGTACCTATTGCAGGCCTCATAGCAGGAGCTGCAACTTGACGTGGCAAGGGCAGCCTCTACAGCCCAGAGCCTGCAGTGCAGCGTGCTGCGGGTGTGGGGATATGAGCTTTGCTGGTCCTGGTCACTGCCTGGGAACACGATCTAAAAGCCAGTCCTTCTTGGAGATGTGTGCATACCCAAGATAGCTCTGAAGCTCCTGGCTCAGCTGGTGCCAGCAGTGCAGACTGACAGATAATTTTCTACCTGGAGCAGCATAATttggctgttatttttttactttgtataACTGAGTCTTAGAATTTTTGTAAGGCGTTGGTGAGGATGCAGTGCATAGCACCTGCTGATGCcaaaaaatgtgagaaatgctgctctgtgcatcatTTCTGAATGAATTTATTCCTTCTGAAGTTGATCTGCTCACagttaaatgagaaataatagcTTTTATGGCACAAAGGGATCATTGGATGGTAGTCCAAAGTTTCAAGGCAGTCCTCTGAAACTAGGGATGTCTGGACAGAGTGTATCAGGTTGAGTGCCCTTCCTCTGACTGTAGCCTTCAccaaagaagaataaatattagCTTAGCCCTTGTTACCTCTGTGGCCATCATGTCCTACAGTCTCGTATGTTACTGATCCTATCCGGAAGTTGCAGGGAGCACCTAAGGTCAGGAGACTTGGCAAATGACAGGTTAGGTCAGCATTGTTGCACAACTTTGTGTTCCTCAAGGCCAACGTTGGGCAGTGGCCTCTTGGCCTGTGTAGCCTTTCCGCTGTCCCAAGGACACACTGGTGTCATGCTGGGCTACATGTTACTGATAAGCCCATTTTAGGCATGACATtgattttttctatttttgttcctttgccGAACTCCTTATTGGTTATTGTGTTTGCAAACAAAATTTCCAGCAGGTTCAAACACCTCCAACTTAGCTGGATGATGCCATTTACAATAGCAGTGAACTTTCAGATTTTTCACTGCCCACAGTGATACTACCTGGAATGACCTGTGTGGAGCATCATTCTTAATGATCTGGGGGTTAATGATCTGACTAATGTCATGGTTTACTGAGTAACCTGGTTTGTCTCGTCACCTCTATCGTATGTAGCTGTGGTATTACAGGTGTAATTTCccacttcctttcctttcagggTCATGTTTGATAAAATTTAGTCAGGTGCTTGGACTATGGAACAAAGATCATGCAGGGCTATGACATGCCAGTGCATTTTCCTTCAAGGAAGGGCTTTTTCACATGGGGTGGGTAGATAAGTGCTTTACTGTGAACGCAAAATGTCCTTGGGCCTCTCTTTCTGCAAAGTTCATCCTTCTCCAGCTTGAAAATGTGCTACTGTGAAAGGAGCAGAGTGGGCAAACCCAGGCtgctaaataaaaagaacatattaATTAGGGCATTGCAGGGATTGCAGCCTTCCTGGTGGTGGTTCCAAGCCCAAAGGGGTGAGTTCCCATGAACGTGGTGAGGCAGGGGGATGCTTGCTGCTCTGATCACCACTGATGGCTGCCCACTTGTGTTGCAGAGAGTGGTGATTTCCTCGCTGTTGACCTGGGTGGTTCTCAGTTTCGAGCCCTTGAAGTGAAGGTGTTTAATGATGGGAAACAGAGCAGCCAACTGGAGAGCAAGTTTTACCCTACACCAAAGGAAGTCATACAGGGCAGTGGAACAGAGGTAGGTCTTTAGTGGTGGTGCCATGCTCAGGGAAGGGTCTGCTAGTCACAGTCTGACTctgttctctcctttttcctgcagctgttcaGTTATGTTGCTGACTGTCTGTCAGACTTCATGGAATCCAGAAACCTGAAGCATAAGAAGTTACCTCTTggctttacattttcttttccatgcaaACAGACCAAACTGGAAGAGGTAAAGTGCAAAAAAGGTATTGGCAAGCCCAGCTTGTTGCATCATCCATGGAAGCTATTGCATGGAAGTGTTACCTCAGACTTTTTGAGGTACTTCCTTTCCATAGCACACTGAAGAAGCATGGATGAGCACTGCCATTTAATCGCAGCTGACTACAATTCAAGGATTTATTCCTCATCTCAGAGCAACAGAATCTTTATTATTTAGCTTAATTAATGTCTTATTTCATAGTAACCATGTACTTGTATGAAGTCTGCTGGACTTTAAATCACATATTTTTGGAGTTCATCCTTCTTTTTTGATCCCTtttcattcagtattttttacaGTTGATAGTAGTTAGGAAAGACTTGTAGCAGGGCTGCTTGAAAGGTCACATGGAAGAACAGGTTATGATTATTTTGTAGCCTCttattgtaatttttcttctcttcctagGGATCTGTTCTTTGGGTTCCAGTCCTGCAAATGCTCTGTGCTTTATGCTGTTAGTGTGTTACGAACGCTGATAAAGCCATGCATGCTTTAAATAAAGCACAGGAAGGTGCATTTAGAGGACTGGGTTTCTATGCTGGTTTAGTTCAGTGGGTGCTGACATGCACTCAGGCAAGTGTGATATCTTTTGCTATGACTTATTTTTGCCTAAATATTTATGTGTGGAGAGAGATAGTGGCCTTACCACAGGTTTGCATGCCAAGACTACAGCTTTTGGGTCACTGAAATTCTACTTTGCAGGGAGTCCTTCTTTCCTGGACAAAACACTTCAAGGCCCGAGGAGTGCAGGGCACAGACGTAGTGAGCTCTCTGCACAAGGCCCTCCAGAAACATAAGGCAAGTTCTGTAACTGAATCTGAGcggctgctctgctcttggtGTGTGGGTTGTTTAGAGAACTGTTGGACATTCTCCGAGGGCAGCCAGTAACAAGCAACCAACATGGCTGTACATTGAATAGTTCTGGCCGTGGGTCCCAGAGGGATGGAGTGATTGATGGTAGTTTTTGAAGTCAGCAGTAAAACTTGATTAAATCTGCCTTTCAACTAGTGTAATCCTTTAAATAGCATGACAATATTTTTGGGAAGTCTTGTTTGTCATACGCCATGCTATTGGTAACATAATCTAAGAAAAATCATATCTTAGCATCTAAAGGGgaaactcttctgttttctcacatGGTAAAAATATAGCCTTTATTTTGGttcacttctttctctgcatCAGACTTCATACAGTCAcagagtcaccaaggttggaaaagacctacaggatcacccagtcccaccatccacccatcaccaatagttctcactaaaccatgtccctcaacacaatgtccaaacattccttgaacacgctcttctgttaaaaaaaggGATGagtcaaataaaaataagtcatGCAACCAAAGATCCTACCTGGCTCATCATTTGAGAATTCTgagatattttctgtgttgtagGGATAATGTTGTAAAAGGAACTGGTGTACCTTTAAATGGAAGAGTTTTCCTAAACTAATCAAGTACAAAGGCTTtgtaagcttttttttctgccaatCTCTCATCTTCATGCTGTTAGGACATAGACGTCGATGTTTTGGCGATGGTCAATGACACTGTAGGAACCATGATGACCTGTGGATACGATGACCCGCGCTGTGAAGTTGGACTCATAATTGGTAACTTTTCTGCTCACTATGCATCGTCTTTTCCCTTGTTTGATTAATCCTAATGAATCTTGAGTAGGAGGGAGTGTCCCAGTAccagaaggagcaggaaggaagcagaaaaaaaaaacaatggtTGATTTTCAAGCATGGCTGCCTTTTataaagcagctgtttttatGCTGATCACATTGCCATCAAATACCACAGTCCCCATTTTGTCTGGGTTCAGTTGTGACCAGCATACTAAGCTTTTCTGCTGACTGCATAGAAAATTACTGTCTGTCTGTCCAGAGAAAGCTGAATTCATCTCATGTCTGGTAGTTAGGATCAGCCAGGCTTTCCATGACCCTTCCACTTCACACACAATGGTGACTTTTAAAGGCACATGGAAATACATTTGagataggggaaaaaatggttttaagcaaGTCAAACCCTAGATGAATTTCTCATACTTTCACTCATTGATAAATGATTACTTAACAAGTGGCTAGATATTAGCATTTTTACCACTGGATTATGAGTTTATATTATTTCAAAGGCAATATATTGACTTGTTTGCAAACGTgggcttaaaaagaaaaggaagcctGAGGCAAATGGCTAATTTAACCACACTGGCTCTAATACAAACAGGGACTGGAACCAATGCGTGCTACATGGAGGAGATGAGGCACATTGATTTGGTGGAAGGTGACGAAGGGAGAATGTGCATTAACACAGAGTGGGGGGCCTTTGGAGATGATGGTGCTTTGGATGACCTCCGCACAGAGTTTGATCGGGAACTCGATCTGGGATCTCTCAATCCTGGAAAACAATTGTAAGTGACTCGCTGGGTGATTTGATTTGGTCATCTGAGTTCTCTGAGCGTGTATCTGGCATTTCCCAGGAGTCTGTTTGGAACAAGAATCCAGCTAAGTGAACCTGAACAAACTTGGCCTTGGTACTGTCCCACTCAGGTCTTTCTTTTGAGGGAAGGGTGGGTTTCTGGGAAGGTGGGTACACCTCCCTGTCTCCCATGCCAAAAGTTTGCTCCCACAGTCACTTACATGTCATTAAAAATAGGTTGTTGCTCTGGTTTTTGAATAGTCTTTTTAACTACTTATTTATCTCGAGCTGGATTTGGGTTCTAGGACCACAGCTTAGCTTCTGGTGCTCTTTGTAAATGCTTAAATGTCACCAACCTGCCTAAGAACATTCTTGAAGTTGCAGTGGCTTTGGGGAGCTGGTGGATGCCTTGTAATCTTTCTTGCTCTCTATTCCAGGTTTGAGAAGATGATCAGTAGCCTGTATCTGGGGGAACTTGTAAGACTCATACTTCTCAAAATGACAAAGGAAGGTCTGCTCTTCAATGGAAAAgtgtcagcagctctgcttaCTAAGGGCAAGATTGAAATGAAACACGTGTCTGCAATGGAAAAGTAAGAGCCTGAGATACACCCTTCAACAGAGGGGCAGTTAAATTCTCACAAGCACAGCAATGATAATTGACATATCATTATAATCAGGGAGTGTTGGGAGCTGACTGTGAACTGTTCAACTTGATTTTACTTTTGCATAGGAGAAAAATGGATCCTTCTGTAAGTAGAAGTGATGGAGGATCGAGTTTTAACAAAATATCACAGTGGCAAATGTGTTATCACAGAATACAGGTTCTTTAAATAACTCATTTGGAGACCTGGGgctatttttgcagttttcagcTTCTGAGATGTCTAAATATTGGGGCTGTGGATGGTCAAGGCATGCTCTGGGTCACCTGATGGATGCCTGCATGGGAAGCTGAAGCTTCTACACTGTTACCTCAGGAACAGTTTCTCTAGTACTATgtgaagctgctgtgctcttcttcTATGAACTCAACATTTATCCTGTTCTGTACCTGGCCAGCCCATCTGTATGTTTTGCATAAAACTGACCTCCAGGGAGTAGCCTCTTAAAAGTCTGGTCCTTCTCCCAGATACTTCTGAGGATAGTGTGGAAAAGGCACTACTGATCTATGGAACCAATTATGACCCTGCTCAAATAGGTTCTGCCTTGGTCTTCTCTCATTTGTTTAAGCTAACATGCAGATGCTGATTTAAATGCTGCCTTAATATCTTTGCATTAGGTAatcctttcctttgttttgggttagatataaggaaggtCTGAGCAATACAAAAGAGATCCTTACAGAGCTGAACCTGTTTCCCTCTGAAGACGACTGCATTGCCGTTCAGCATGTCTGCACCATCGTGTCCTTCCGCTCAGCCaatctctgtgctgcagccctaGCAGCCATACTGACCCGActgagagagaataaaaaactGCTACGGCTGCGAACCACTGTTGGGATCGATGGAGGACTCTATAAAACCCACCCCCAGTAAGCAACTAAAGAGGGTCTGATAATTGCTGGACACTTGTTGATGTTGCAGAGTCTCCACCTGCATACACATGTAGCTTTTGGAGAAgtgcttgttttgctgcagggatgggatgagatgtgGTGGAATGTAGAGGGTCATATTGGCCTCGTTATCACAAAGATGCTTCAGGAGCTTTAAAGATTGAGGTGGGACTGAGGGAGGGAACAACGTGACATGGCATATTGAGTAAGAGCAATTGATTTTCCAAGTGATTCCTAAGCATCCAGGACACTCACTGTtcattgtttccttctttttgttttccctatgCTTATATTTTTCCCACTCTGAAGGCTTATTATCTGCTTTCTGATGGTGGGCTCTCTGTTCTTGCCTGGCTTTTCCCCCTTGGCACTCACACTTGTGTAGAGGTATCTTCACATTCCTGTAAACACACAGCTTCTGTGGAACAGCCAGAAATCAGAAGCACTGTGCCTGTCTCCTGGCTTCTGACTCTGTGACCCTCTGGCAGCGCTTCAGTGCTTGCAGTGTTGGATGTATCCATGCATTTGTAGCACGTGCAAAACAAACCATGtgcaaaatgttctttattCCTGTAGATACCCCAAGCGCCTGCACAAGGTAGTGAGAAGGCTGGTCCCAAATTGTGATGTTCGGTTCCTCCTCTCTCAGAGTGGCAGTGCAAAGGGGGCTGCCATGGTGACAGCGGTGGCATACAGGTTGGCCGCTCAGCGCAAGCAAATCGATGCTGTTCTTGCACCTTTCCTGCTATCCCTGGAGACCCTCAGAGATGTAATGAACAAAATGAGGACCGAGCTGGAGTATGGgctaaaaagagaaacacaagacAGGGCTACAGTGAAGATGTTGCCTACGTATGTCTGTGGGACACCAGATGGAACAGGTGAAGTTATTTCCTGGTCACTTGGAGATGGTGCAGGAAAACTGCTTGTTTGGCAAATGTCATGGTTTCTGTTGGCAAACCATTGTTTCCTGCCTTATTACCTGGCTGGTCCATTAGCCCTTGACTTAGCATACAGATGGGATAAGTGGCATAGGGAGTAGTGTGCTGTCATTGGCCCAGGTGAAGTTTCTTTCAGATGTCTGGCAGAGTATGGcattcaggctggaaaacatGCTAAAAGAAGCACCAAAATGAagtgtctttcttcttttacagagaagggaaaatacCTTGCCCTTGATCTTGGTGGGACAAATTTCAGGGTTTTGCTCGTCAAAATTAGAAGTGGAAGAAGGAGATCAGTAAGAATGtataacaaaatatttgccATTCCTCTGGAGATCATGCAAGGGACAGGGGAAGAGGTAACTTCTAAAGAACACTTAATCGATCAAACTGAGCCTCAGTGCATGCGAGCAAATATGAGAtgtgctttttctgctcttccagctcTTTGACCATATAGTCCAGTGCATAGCAGACTTCTTGGAGTATATGGGGATTAAAGGTGCCCGCTTACCTCTGGGTTTCACCTTCTCCTTCCCATGCAGGCAAGCCAGCATTGACAAGGTAAGGACTGTAAGAAAAATAGTCAAATGGCA encodes the following:
- the LOC107315745 gene encoding hexokinase HKDC1 — translated: MFAVHLLAFHFAKLKEDQIKKVDRYLYHMRLSDDVLLDVMARFQAEMVKGLGRDTNPTATVKMLPSFVRSLPDGSESGDFLAVDLGGSQFRALEVKVFNDGKQSSQLESKFYPTPKEVIQGSGTELFSYVADCLSDFMESRNLKHKKLPLGFTFSFPCKQTKLEEGVLLSWTKHFKARGVQGTDVVSSLHKALQKHKDIDVDVLAMVNDTVGTMMTCGYDDPRCEVGLIIGTGTNACYMEEMRHIDLVEGDEGRMCINTEWGAFGDDGALDDLRTEFDRELDLGSLNPGKQLFEKMISSLYLGELVRLILLKMTKEGLLFNGKVSAALLTKGKIEMKHVSAMEKYKEGLSNTKEILTELNLFPSEDDCIAVQHVCTIVSFRSANLCAAALAAILTRLRENKKLLRLRTTVGIDGGLYKTHPQYPKRLHKVVRRLVPNCDVRFLLSQSGSAKGAAMVTAVAYRLAAQRKQIDAVLAPFLLSLETLRDVMNKMRTELEYGLKRETQDRATVKMLPTYVCGTPDGTEKGKYLALDLGGTNFRVLLVKIRSGRRRSVRMYNKIFAIPLEIMQGTGEELFDHIVQCIADFLEYMGIKGARLPLGFTFSFPCRQASIDKGTLVGWTKGFKATDCEGEDVVDMLREAIRRRNEFDLDIVAVVNDTVGTMMTCGYEDPNCEIGLIAGTGSNVCYMEDMKNIEIVEGNEGKMCINTEWGGFGDNGCIDNIRTKYDKEVDEGSLNAGKQRYEKMTSGMYLGEIVRQILIDLTKQGLLFRGQISESLRKRGIFETKFLSQIESDRLALLQVRRILQQLGLDSTCEDSIIVKEVCGAVSRRAAQLCGAGLAAIVEKKRENRGVEHLQITVGVDGTLYKLHPHFSRVLQETVRELAPRCDVTFMLSEDGSGKGAALITAVAKRLHNVGQK